In Candidatus Methylomirabilota bacterium, one DNA window encodes the following:
- a CDS encoding TauD/TfdA family dioxygenase: MALTFHKLHPHFVAEVSPVDLRRVHDPDTLAQIRAGMDEYAVLVFREQPFSDEEHLAFAQRLDGELHTRTGSAALGKSRLGNEALSDISNLDERGEIQREGDRRRMYTLGNRLWHTDASFVDPPGRYSMLSAKVVPPVAADTEFADMRAAYDALPAEIKARLEGLRVHHSIAHSRQTLGFEFSEDEQEKLKGAIHPLIRRIPRSGRQSLYVASHASRIIDWPVPEGRLLLRDLIEHATQPEFVYRHSWRVGDLVIWDNRATMHRARPFEDTTYRRELRRVTTLDIAEPVVAVSGS; the protein is encoded by the coding sequence ATGGCGCTCACCTTCCACAAGCTTCATCCGCACTTCGTCGCCGAGGTTAGCCCGGTGGATCTACGCCGGGTCCATGATCCGGACACCCTGGCCCAGATCCGGGCGGGCATGGACGAGTACGCCGTCCTGGTCTTCCGGGAGCAGCCCTTCTCGGACGAGGAGCACCTGGCCTTCGCCCAGCGCCTCGACGGGGAGCTCCACACCCGCACCGGGTCGGCCGCCCTCGGCAAGAGCCGACTGGGCAACGAGGCGCTCTCCGACATCTCCAACCTCGACGAGCGCGGCGAGATCCAGCGCGAGGGGGACCGCCGTCGCATGTACACGCTGGGCAACCGGCTCTGGCACACCGACGCGTCGTTCGTCGATCCGCCGGGCCGCTACTCGATGCTCTCGGCCAAGGTCGTCCCGCCCGTGGCGGCCGACACGGAGTTCGCCGACATGCGCGCCGCCTACGACGCGTTGCCTGCGGAGATCAAGGCCCGGCTGGAAGGCCTGCGTGTCCACCATTCGATTGCCCACTCCCGGCAGACCCTCGGGTTCGAGTTCTCTGAGGACGAGCAGGAGAAGCTGAAGGGCGCCATCCACCCGCTGATACGCAGGATCCCGCGCTCGGGACGGCAATCGCTCTACGTCGCCTCTCACGCCTCGCGGATCATCGACTGGCCGGTGCCCGAGGGGCGATTGCTGCTGCGCGACCTGATCGAGCACGCCACCCAGCCCGAGTTCGTCTATCGCCATTCCTGGCGTGTCGGCGACCTCGTGATCTGGGACAACCGGGCCACCATGCATCGGGCTCGCCCCTTCGAGGACACGACCTATCGCCGCGAGCTGCGCCGGGTGACGA